Proteins encoded by one window of Streptomyces sp. ALI-76-A:
- a CDS encoding ABC transporter: MTALLRYQAALLARSQRWLPPLVLYAAVLGVGVQGGGPVLDSLGFTAAALLPVAAWLVRICVTGEPAAAGRCVAAAAGPARAHLARLLVALGASTALGTVATVLVTWISDPASSDHRTYVPPLPAGAAGLLAALACALLGTAVGALTTWPLLRSTGRAVPALLLAVLMALVVSGSPARAAVGGLVAGSRTETVEAPLLPLAGAVLCAAGAVAAACALTSRRSP; this comes from the coding sequence ATGACCGCTCTCCTCCGCTACCAGGCCGCCCTTCTCGCCCGCTCGCAGCGCTGGCTGCCGCCGCTCGTCCTGTACGCCGCTGTCCTGGGCGTCGGCGTCCAGGGCGGCGGGCCGGTGCTGGACTCGCTCGGCTTCACGGCCGCCGCGCTGCTGCCCGTCGCCGCCTGGCTGGTGCGGATCTGCGTCACGGGCGAGCCGGCGGCGGCCGGCCGGTGCGTGGCCGCGGCGGCCGGGCCCGCGCGGGCGCATCTGGCCCGGCTGCTGGTCGCACTGGGGGCGTCGACGGCACTCGGCACCGTCGCGACCGTCCTGGTGACGTGGATCAGTGACCCGGCGAGCTCCGACCACCGGACCTACGTGCCCCCGCTCCCGGCGGGCGCGGCCGGACTGCTCGCCGCGCTGGCCTGCGCGCTGCTCGGCACCGCCGTCGGCGCGCTCACCACCTGGCCGTTGCTGCGCTCGACCGGGCGGGCGGTTCCCGCGCTGCTGCTTGCCGTCCTGATGGCGTTGGTGGTGTCCGGTTCGCCGGCGCGGGCGGCGGTGGGCGGGCTGGTCGCCGGGTCGCGGACCGAGACGGTGGAGGCGCCGCTGCTGCCGCTCGCCGGGGCTGTCCTGTGCGCGGCGGGCGCCGTGGCGGCGGCCTGCGCGCTCACCTCGCGCCGGTCACCCTGA
- a CDS encoding PPK2 family polyphosphate kinase, producing the protein MGHKRSKTRTRAGTDLRGLLRVPGGEPVDLSGYDTRAAAAGPVDKAAGRAATAAIGAHLTGLQERLWAASTAGDRRRVLLVLQGMDTSGKGGTVKHVAGYLNPSGCRVRAFRAPTAEERRHSFLWRVEKALPHPGELGVFDRSHYEDVLVARVRELAPPAEIDRRYDQINRFEQSLTGGGVTVIKCFLHLSYDEQRRRLLRRLDRPDKHWKFDPSDIDDRALWPAYQEAYEIALERCSTPEAPWYLIPADRKWYRNWAVSRLLLEHLGDLDPRYPKADFDVAESRRRLLADRPR; encoded by the coding sequence GTGGGCCACAAGCGCTCGAAGACCCGCACTCGTGCGGGGACCGACCTGCGCGGGCTGCTGCGCGTGCCCGGCGGCGAGCCCGTCGACCTGAGCGGGTACGACACCCGCGCGGCGGCCGCCGGCCCCGTGGACAAGGCCGCGGGCCGGGCGGCCACCGCCGCGATCGGCGCGCACCTCACCGGGCTCCAGGAGCGCCTGTGGGCGGCGAGCACGGCCGGTGACCGGCGCCGGGTCCTGCTGGTGCTCCAGGGTATGGACACCAGCGGCAAGGGCGGCACGGTCAAGCACGTCGCCGGGTATCTCAACCCGTCCGGCTGCCGCGTCCGCGCGTTCCGGGCGCCGACCGCCGAGGAGCGCCGGCACTCCTTCCTGTGGCGCGTCGAGAAGGCCCTGCCGCACCCCGGCGAGCTGGGCGTCTTCGACCGCTCGCACTACGAGGACGTCCTGGTCGCCCGCGTCCGCGAACTCGCCCCGCCCGCCGAGATCGACCGCCGCTACGACCAGATCAACCGCTTCGAGCAGTCCCTGACCGGCGGCGGCGTCACCGTGATCAAGTGCTTCCTGCACCTGTCCTACGACGAGCAGCGCCGCCGTCTGCTCAGACGCCTGGACCGGCCGGACAAGCACTGGAAGTTCGACCCGTCCGACATCGACGACCGCGCGCTGTGGCCCGCGTACCAGGAGGCGTACGAGATCGCCCTGGAGCGCTGCTCCACGCCGGAGGCCCCCTGGTACCTGATCCCGGCCGACCGCAAGTGGTACCGGAACTGGGCGGTGAGCCGGCTGCTCCTGGAGCACCTCGGGGACCTGGACCCGCGCTACCCGAAGGCCGACTTCGACGTGGCCGAGAGCCGCCGGCGGCTGCTCGCGGACCGGCCCCGCTGA
- a CDS encoding pyrimidine reductase family protein, with amino-acid sequence MRRLFPVTEETAARTREDAEWSLAELAEAYAYPALGPAAGPGGPGVWLRANMVSTLDGAGQHDGRSHPISGAADMRIFGTLRALADVVVVGAETVRQEGYRPARARAEFAAARQAAGQGPAPAIAVVSAGLDLDFSLPLYASPLVPTLILTGAAAPPDRIAAAQQAGVRVVTAGDGVGVEPARAVRALAELGHTRLLTEGGPRLLGQLVAAGVLDELCLTVAPMLTAGDAQRIAGGPPVAVPQRFVLASLLEEEGFLFGRYRRS; translated from the coding sequence ATGCGACGTCTGTTCCCTGTGACCGAAGAGACAGCGGCCCGGACCCGGGAGGATGCCGAGTGGTCCCTCGCGGAGCTGGCCGAGGCCTACGCCTATCCCGCGCTCGGGCCGGCGGCCGGGCCGGGCGGGCCCGGGGTCTGGCTGCGGGCCAACATGGTCTCCACGCTCGACGGGGCCGGCCAGCACGACGGCCGCTCGCACCCCATCTCCGGCGCGGCCGACATGCGGATCTTCGGCACCCTGCGGGCCCTGGCGGACGTCGTGGTCGTCGGCGCGGAGACGGTACGCCAGGAGGGGTACCGTCCGGCCCGCGCGCGGGCGGAGTTCGCGGCGGCGCGGCAAGCCGCGGGGCAGGGGCCCGCACCCGCGATCGCGGTGGTCAGCGCCGGCCTGGACCTGGACTTCTCGCTGCCGCTGTACGCCTCGCCGCTGGTCCCCACCCTGATCCTCACGGGCGCCGCGGCTCCCCCGGACCGGATCGCCGCGGCCCAGCAGGCGGGCGTCCGGGTGGTGACCGCCGGGGACGGCGTCGGCGTGGAGCCCGCCCGTGCGGTCCGCGCCCTCGCGGAGCTGGGACACACCCGGCTGCTCACCGAGGGCGGCCCGCGTCTGCTCGGCCAGCTGGTGGCCGCCGGGGTGCTGGACGAGCTGTGCCTGACCGTGGCCCCGATGCTCACCGCGGGGGACGCGCAGCGCATCGCCGGCGGGCCACCGGTCGCGGTGCCGCAGCGGTTCGTCCTGGCGTCCCTGCTGGAGGAGGAGGGTTTCCTGTTCGGCCGGTACCGCCGGTCCTGA
- a CDS encoding slipin family protein produces MLQELLTAGLAAGTAGLVYVASAARVVKQYERGVVLRLGRLAGDVRPPGLTLIVPFVDRLHKVNMQIVTMPVPAQEGITRDNVTVRVDAVVYFKVVDAANALVQVEDYRFAVSQMAQTSLRSIIGKSDLDDLLSDREKLNQGLELMIDSPAVGWGVQIDRVEIKDVSLPDTMKRSMARQAEADRERRARIINADAELQASKKLAEAAQQMQDTPSALQLRLLQTIVAVAAEKNSTLVLPFPVELLRFLDRAQDRPDRAQDRPDRAQDRPDRAQDRPERALEHPADRSRERPADR; encoded by the coding sequence ATGCTCCAGGAACTGTTGACGGCGGGCCTGGCGGCCGGCACCGCGGGGCTGGTCTACGTCGCCTCGGCGGCGCGGGTCGTCAAGCAGTACGAGCGCGGGGTGGTCCTGCGGCTCGGGCGGCTCGCCGGAGACGTTCGGCCGCCGGGTCTCACCTTGATCGTCCCGTTCGTGGACCGGCTGCACAAGGTGAACATGCAGATCGTCACGATGCCGGTGCCGGCCCAGGAGGGCATCACCCGCGACAACGTGACGGTGCGGGTGGACGCGGTCGTGTACTTCAAGGTGGTCGACGCGGCGAACGCGCTCGTCCAGGTCGAGGACTACCGGTTCGCCGTCTCGCAGATGGCGCAGACCTCGCTGCGTTCGATCATCGGCAAGAGTGACCTGGACGACCTCCTGTCCGACCGCGAGAAGCTCAACCAGGGCCTGGAGCTGATGATCGACAGCCCGGCCGTCGGCTGGGGCGTGCAGATCGACCGCGTCGAGATCAAGGACGTCTCCCTGCCGGACACGATGAAGCGCTCGATGGCCCGGCAGGCCGAGGCGGACCGTGAGCGGCGCGCCCGGATCATCAACGCGGACGCCGAACTCCAGGCGTCGAAGAAGCTCGCCGAGGCCGCGCAGCAGATGCAGGACACGCCCTCCGCGCTCCAACTGCGGCTGTTGCAGACCATCGTGGCGGTCGCCGCCGAGAAGAACTCGACGCTGGTCCTGCCCTTCCCGGTGGAGCTGCTGCGCTTCCTGGACCGGGCGCAGGACCGCCCGGACCGGGCGCAGGACCGCCCGGACCGGGCGCAGGACCGCCCGGACCGGGCGCAGGACCGCCCGGAGCGGGCGCTGGAGCACCCGGCCGACAGGTCGCGGGAGCGGCCGGCCGACCGGTGA
- the zapE gene encoding cell division protein ZapE, whose product MSTTPAPSGSGPTADAAPLSLCAREPRVPADRLVAEMVPPPRFDSVRFDTYLPDPNQPSQTEAVRVLETFAAGLGGAHATGAGRRGFFGLGRAKAPKTPAGPRGVYLDGGYGVGKTHLLASLWHATPAEPALKAFGTFVELTNLVGALGFQQTVRTLSGHRLLCIDEFELDDPGDTVLVSTLLGKLVDAGVALAATSNTLPGKLGEGRFASADFLREIQGLSARFRALRIDGEDYRHRGLPEAPPPYSDEQVTRAAHATPGASLDAFPGLLEHLARVHPSRYGALTDDLRAVCLTDVRAVPDQSTALRLVVLADRLYDREVPVLASGLPFDRLFSDEMLNGGYRKKYFRAISRLTALARDAKGLVEPS is encoded by the coding sequence GTGTCCACCACCCCCGCCCCGTCCGGATCCGGCCCCACGGCCGACGCCGCCCCGCTGTCCCTGTGCGCCCGCGAGCCGCGTGTCCCCGCGGACCGGCTGGTCGCCGAGATGGTGCCGCCGCCGCGGTTCGACTCGGTGCGGTTCGACACCTATCTCCCGGACCCGAACCAGCCCAGCCAGACCGAGGCGGTCCGCGTCCTGGAGACCTTCGCGGCGGGACTGGGCGGGGCGCACGCCACCGGCGCCGGCCGGCGCGGCTTCTTCGGCCTCGGCCGGGCGAAGGCGCCGAAGACACCGGCCGGACCCCGTGGCGTCTACCTCGACGGCGGGTACGGCGTCGGCAAGACACACCTGCTGGCGTCGCTGTGGCACGCCACCCCGGCCGAGCCCGCGCTCAAGGCGTTCGGCACGTTCGTGGAACTGACCAACCTCGTCGGCGCCCTCGGCTTCCAGCAGACCGTGCGCACCCTCTCCGGCCACCGCCTGCTGTGCATCGACGAGTTCGAGCTGGACGACCCCGGCGACACGGTGCTCGTCTCGACCCTGCTCGGCAAGCTCGTCGACGCGGGCGTCGCGCTCGCCGCCACCTCCAACACCCTTCCGGGCAAGCTCGGCGAGGGCCGCTTCGCGTCCGCCGACTTCCTGCGCGAGATCCAGGGCCTGTCCGCCCGCTTCCGCGCCCTGCGCATCGACGGCGAGGACTACCGCCACCGCGGGCTGCCCGAGGCTCCGCCCCCGTACAGCGACGAGCAGGTCACCCGGGCCGCCCACGCCACCCCGGGCGCCTCCCTCGACGCCTTCCCGGGGCTGCTGGAGCACCTCGCGCGGGTCCACCCCAGCCGCTACGGCGCCCTGACCGACGACCTGCGGGCCGTCTGCCTCACCGACGTCCGGGCGGTGCCCGACCAGTCGACGGCCCTCCGGCTCGTCGTGCTCGCGGACCGGCTCTACGACCGTGAAGTCCCGGTGCTCGCCTCCGGTCTGCCGTTCGACCGGCTGTTCAGCGACGAGATGCTGAACGGCGGCTACCGCAAGAAGTACTTCCGGGCGATCTCCCGCCTCACCGCGCTGGCCCGGGACGCCAAGGGACTCGTCGAGCCGAGCTGA
- a CDS encoding FAD-dependent oxidoreductase: MTQNSHVSGSYWLQTAPGPDRPALTDDLTVDVAVIGAGVAGLSTAWELTRAGKSVAVLEADRVAAGVTGHTTAKVTALHTLVYDKLRRTRGPEGARLYARSQSEAIERAAWIADELGVDCDWERRSAYTYVRDAGRVEELRAEARAAHEAGLPASFVTETGLPFPVAGAVKVTGQAQFHPRKYLLALADDLLARGGQVYEHTTVVGLEEGEPCRLTTDTGVTVTARDVVVATHYPVFDRALLFARLSPRRELVVAGTIAAGRDPDGMYITPDEGTRSVRTAPHGEDRLLVVTGEHFTPGTGNTRARFQHLSDWAAEHFPDVTLTHAWATQDNDPTDTVPLVGPFHPGAHHTYVATGFGGWGMSGGMMAGRLLTAQITGGTCEWSELYDPRRLRSAVREAPSFLKTQAEVARHFVGDRLRPAPPVESLPPGEGAVVRVGGERLAVYRDEAGQPHAVSARCTHMGCLVAFNAAERAWECPCHGSRFDTDGKVVQGPAVRPLEQRDI, translated from the coding sequence ATGACCCAGAATTCCCACGTCAGCGGCTCGTACTGGCTCCAGACCGCGCCCGGCCCGGACCGGCCCGCGCTGACGGACGACCTCACGGTGGACGTGGCCGTCATCGGCGCCGGAGTGGCCGGGCTGAGTACCGCGTGGGAGCTGACGCGGGCCGGGAAGAGCGTGGCGGTGCTGGAGGCCGACCGGGTCGCGGCCGGTGTCACCGGGCACACCACCGCCAAGGTGACCGCGCTGCACACCCTGGTCTACGACAAGCTGCGCCGCACCCGCGGTCCCGAGGGGGCGCGGCTGTACGCCCGCTCGCAGTCCGAGGCGATCGAGCGCGCCGCGTGGATCGCGGACGAGCTGGGCGTCGACTGCGACTGGGAACGCCGGAGCGCGTACACGTACGTCCGTGACGCGGGCCGGGTGGAGGAGCTGCGGGCCGAGGCGCGGGCCGCCCACGAGGCGGGGCTGCCGGCGTCGTTCGTCACGGAGACCGGGCTGCCGTTCCCCGTCGCGGGCGCGGTGAAGGTGACCGGGCAGGCGCAGTTCCATCCGCGCAAGTACCTGCTGGCGCTCGCCGACGACCTGCTGGCGCGGGGCGGTCAGGTGTACGAGCACACCACGGTCGTCGGCCTGGAGGAGGGCGAGCCGTGCCGGCTGACCACCGACACGGGCGTGACGGTGACCGCCCGGGACGTCGTGGTCGCCACGCACTACCCGGTCTTCGACCGGGCCCTGCTGTTCGCCCGCCTCTCCCCGCGCCGCGAGCTGGTCGTCGCCGGGACGATCGCCGCCGGCCGGGACCCCGACGGCATGTACATCACGCCGGACGAGGGCACCCGCTCGGTGCGTACCGCGCCGCACGGCGAGGACCGGCTGCTGGTCGTCACCGGGGAGCACTTCACGCCCGGCACCGGCAACACCCGGGCCCGCTTCCAGCACCTGTCCGACTGGGCCGCCGAGCACTTCCCGGACGTCACCCTCACCCACGCCTGGGCCACCCAGGACAACGACCCCACCGACACCGTGCCGCTCGTCGGCCCGTTCCACCCGGGCGCCCACCACACGTACGTGGCGACCGGTTTCGGCGGCTGGGGCATGAGCGGCGGGATGATGGCGGGCCGGCTGCTCACCGCCCAGATCACCGGCGGGACGTGCGAGTGGAGCGAGCTGTACGATCCGCGCCGGCTGCGTTCGGCCGTGCGCGAGGCCCCGTCGTTCCTGAAGACCCAGGCCGAGGTGGCCCGCCACTTCGTCGGCGACCGGCTGCGCCCCGCCCCGCCGGTCGAGTCCCTGCCGCCCGGTGAGGGCGCGGTCGTCCGCGTCGGCGGCGAGCGCCTCGCGGTGTACCGGGACGAGGCCGGCCAGCCGCACGCCGTCTCCGCGCGCTGCACCCACATGGGCTGCCTGGTCGCCTTCAACGCCGCCGAACGCGCCTGGGAGTGCCCCTGTCACGGCTCCCGCTTCGACACGGACGGCAAGGTGGTCCAGGGACCGGCGGTCCGGCCGCTGGAGCAGCGGGACATCTGA
- a CDS encoding polysaccharide deacetylase family protein: MITPVRRVTVACVLSATLAALAGCGTDQAPRPARPAPSAPSAVPSRPPTLAPGPAGLTPVFENGPRTHGRTVALTFDADMTAGQGRRAAAGERFDNPRLIAALRALKVPATVFITGRWAEQYPAQARSIGRDPLFEVANHSYSHYAFTDDCYGLPTVPEDAMRADVERAYAAFREAGVPDPMPYFRFPGGCHDRRALRALTPAGVTAVQWDVVSGDAFATDADAVARQVLEGVRPGSVVVMHCTTSAAPTTERAVRTIVPELRRRGFRFVKVSELIGAAGDRR, from the coding sequence GTGATCACTCCCGTACGCCGTGTCACCGTCGCCTGCGTCCTGAGCGCCACCCTCGCCGCCCTCGCCGGGTGCGGCACCGACCAGGCCCCGCGCCCCGCCCGTCCGGCTCCGTCCGCGCCCTCCGCCGTGCCGTCCCGGCCGCCCACGCTCGCCCCCGGCCCCGCCGGCCTGACCCCTGTCTTCGAGAACGGTCCCCGTACCCACGGCAGAACGGTGGCGCTCACCTTCGACGCCGACATGACCGCGGGCCAGGGCCGGCGCGCCGCGGCGGGCGAGCGGTTCGACAATCCGCGGCTGATCGCGGCCCTGCGGGCGCTGAAGGTGCCGGCCACGGTGTTCATTACCGGCCGGTGGGCCGAGCAGTACCCGGCGCAGGCCCGCTCCATCGGCCGGGACCCGCTCTTCGAGGTCGCCAACCACTCCTACAGCCACTACGCCTTCACCGACGACTGCTACGGGCTGCCGACCGTCCCCGAGGACGCGATGCGCGCGGACGTGGAGCGGGCGTACGCCGCCTTCCGCGAGGCCGGGGTGCCGGATCCGATGCCGTACTTCCGTTTCCCCGGCGGCTGCCACGACCGGCGGGCCCTGAGGGCGCTGACCCCGGCCGGTGTCACCGCCGTGCAGTGGGACGTGGTGAGCGGGGACGCGTTCGCGACGGACGCGGACGCGGTCGCCCGGCAGGTCCTGGAGGGGGTGCGGCCGGGTTCCGTGGTCGTCATGCACTGCACGACGAGCGCGGCCCCGACGACCGAGCGGGCGGTACGGACGATCGTCCCCGAGCTGCGCCGGCGGGGCTTCCGGTTCGTGAAGGTGTCCGAGCTGATCGGGGCCGCGGGCGATCGGCGCTGA
- a CDS encoding PhoX family protein: MSETTESAENTASTRRQVLARTGALGVSIAFAGSLSDLFAGTAAAQPLGHTGYGPLVPDPGGLLDLPKGFRYKVLSREGDPLRSGEGAVPSNHDGMSAFAGRHGRVHLVRNHENRATAALPVPTVAGLTYDPAGKGGCTALTLDSRGDVVSERVAIAGTAVNCAGGPTPWNTWLTCEETEDKAGTNGYTKDHGFVFEVDAADPRRSGAVPLTAMGRFQHEAVAVDPRRGIVYETEDAFLRPFGLFYRFLPDRPLGGPGSLRAGGRLQAMRVPGVPDLSSIQETGACFDRIEWVDVPDPLAAQTPIRLQDFGPKGITHAQKLEGCYWGGGSVYFVSSFARSAEGSAGDHYGQIWRYDPSARRLTLVVVFGPDTDIQLPGESPDNICLAPSGGLMVCEDGNGAQHVYGVTRRGEVYPMARNRQDIGTPQEPEWGEFAGVTFSPDGRTMYLNCYTPGTTFAVTGPWRG, from the coding sequence ATGTCCGAAACCACCGAGTCCGCCGAGAACACCGCCTCCACCCGCCGTCAGGTGCTCGCCCGCACCGGCGCGCTGGGCGTCTCGATCGCCTTCGCCGGAAGCCTCTCCGACCTCTTCGCGGGCACCGCCGCCGCACAGCCCCTCGGGCACACCGGTTACGGCCCGCTGGTCCCCGATCCCGGGGGCCTGCTCGACCTGCCGAAGGGGTTCCGCTACAAGGTCCTCTCCCGCGAGGGCGATCCGCTGCGCTCCGGCGAGGGGGCGGTCCCCTCCAACCACGACGGGATGTCGGCCTTCGCGGGCAGACACGGCCGCGTCCACCTGGTCCGCAACCACGAGAACCGCGCCACCGCCGCGCTCCCCGTCCCGACGGTCGCGGGCCTCACCTACGACCCGGCGGGCAAGGGCGGTTGTACGGCCCTGACCCTCGACTCCCGTGGTGACGTGGTGTCGGAGCGGGTCGCGATCGCCGGCACGGCCGTCAACTGCGCGGGCGGGCCCACGCCGTGGAACACGTGGCTGACCTGTGAGGAGACCGAGGACAAGGCCGGCACCAACGGCTACACCAAGGACCACGGCTTCGTCTTCGAGGTCGACGCGGCCGACCCGCGCCGCTCCGGCGCCGTCCCGCTGACCGCGATGGGCCGCTTCCAGCACGAGGCGGTCGCCGTCGACCCGCGGCGCGGCATCGTCTACGAGACCGAGGACGCCTTCCTCAGGCCGTTCGGCCTCTTCTACCGCTTCCTGCCCGACAGGCCGCTGGGCGGCCCCGGTTCGCTGCGCGCGGGCGGCCGGCTCCAGGCGATGCGCGTGCCCGGCGTGCCCGACCTCTCCTCGATCCAGGAGACCGGCGCCTGCTTCGACCGGATCGAGTGGGTCGACGTACCGGACCCGCTCGCCGCCCAGACCCCCATCCGGCTCCAGGACTTCGGGCCGAAGGGCATCACCCACGCACAGAAGCTGGAAGGCTGCTACTGGGGCGGCGGGAGCGTCTACTTCGTGTCGTCGTTCGCCCGCAGCGCGGAGGGCTCGGCGGGCGACCACTACGGCCAGATCTGGCGCTACGACCCGTCGGCACGCCGCCTGACCCTGGTGGTCGTCTTCGGCCCGGACACCGACATCCAGCTCCCCGGCGAGTCCCCGGACAACATCTGTCTCGCCCCCAGCGGCGGCCTCATGGTCTGCGAGGACGGCAACGGAGCCCAGCACGTCTACGGTGTCACCCGGCGCGGCGAGGTCTACCCGATGGCCCGCAACCGGCAGGACATCGGCACCCCGCAGGAACCGGAGTGGGGCGAGTTCGCGGGCGTCACCTTCTCCCCGGACGGCCGGACGATGTACCTCAACTGCTACACGCCCGGGACGACCTTCGCGGTGACGGGACCGTGGCGCGGGTAG
- a CDS encoding indole-3-glycerol phosphate synthase: MIEKALTSADVEFVTTLHGDEPVAFYVLLQPRGDQADRLLRAIDDVALGELDEAAREGETPEGQEARGPAEQALDVSLRALRAAGSEAAGKLIEDHPLDVLKALVDETGADEVIVLTDPHYVEEFFHRDWASRARHKVGVPVLKLFSHSKA; encoded by the coding sequence ATGATCGAGAAAGCCCTGACGTCCGCCGACGTGGAGTTCGTCACCACCTTGCACGGGGACGAGCCGGTCGCCTTCTACGTGCTGCTGCAACCGCGCGGCGACCAGGCCGACCGGCTGCTGCGCGCCATCGACGACGTGGCGCTCGGCGAACTCGACGAAGCCGCCCGGGAGGGGGAGACCCCCGAGGGCCAGGAGGCGCGAGGCCCGGCCGAGCAGGCCCTGGACGTGTCCCTGAGAGCTCTGCGCGCGGCCGGCAGCGAGGCCGCGGGCAAGCTGATCGAGGACCATCCGCTGGACGTGCTGAAGGCGCTGGTCGACGAGACCGGCGCCGACGAGGTGATCGTGCTGACGGACCCCCACTACGTGGAGGAGTTCTTCCACCGGGACTGGGCGTCCCGGGCGCGGCACAAGGTCGGGGTGCCGGTGCTGAAGCTGTTCTCGCACAGCAAGGCGTAG
- a CDS encoding SulP family inorganic anion transporter, whose protein sequence is MEKQTKFPHLRQDFAASLVVFLVALPLCVGVAVASGVPAELGLVTGIVGGIITGLMRGSSLQVSGPAAGLTVLVYEAVTEFGLPALGVIVLAAGLLQLAMGALKLGRWFRAISVSVVEGMLAGIGLVIIAGQLYAAAGLKAPSSGLDKIIGLPGAAADALGSTAALASLAVGAGTVAVLLLWKRLPKKAQTVPGALAAVVLATVVTLAFGLPVATVEVNGLLDSIQPPGTEAFGELANPAIFGTIIAFTLIASAESLFSAAAVDRLHDGPRTEYDKELMAQGAGNAVCGALGALPMTAVIVRSSANVQAGAKTKASRVMHGVWLLLFAALLPSTLALIPLPALAGILVHAGWKLIPFREIVSLWREHRGEALILVITAVSIVAVNMFEGVLIGLALSVVKTAWQASHLKMEVIDKGAGPVQAYLSGNATFLRLPKILDSLEALPQDRPVELDLSGLHHLDHACRTALESWAERHSAVGTEPVRVTALEPVRMTTAS, encoded by the coding sequence ATGGAGAAGCAGACCAAGTTCCCTCACCTGCGGCAGGACTTCGCCGCATCCCTTGTCGTCTTCCTCGTCGCCCTGCCCCTGTGCGTGGGCGTCGCCGTGGCCTCCGGTGTCCCGGCAGAACTCGGACTGGTCACCGGCATCGTCGGCGGCATCATCACCGGCCTCATGCGGGGCAGCAGCCTCCAGGTCTCCGGACCGGCGGCCGGCTTGACCGTGCTCGTCTACGAGGCGGTGACCGAGTTCGGACTGCCCGCGCTCGGCGTGATCGTGCTGGCCGCCGGCCTGCTCCAGCTCGCCATGGGCGCCCTGAAGCTGGGGCGCTGGTTCCGGGCCATATCCGTCTCGGTCGTCGAGGGCATGCTGGCCGGTATCGGCCTTGTGATCATCGCGGGCCAGCTGTACGCGGCGGCCGGCCTCAAGGCTCCGTCCTCCGGCCTCGACAAGATCATCGGGCTTCCCGGGGCCGCCGCCGACGCGCTCGGCAGCACCGCGGCGCTCGCCTCGCTCGCCGTGGGCGCCGGCACCGTCGCGGTGCTTCTGCTGTGGAAGCGGCTGCCGAAGAAGGCGCAGACGGTGCCGGGCGCGCTCGCCGCCGTCGTGCTGGCCACGGTGGTCACCCTGGCGTTCGGCCTGCCGGTCGCCACCGTCGAGGTGAACGGCCTGCTGGACTCCATCCAGCCGCCGGGCACCGAGGCCTTCGGCGAGCTGGCCAACCCGGCCATCTTCGGCACGATCATCGCCTTCACCCTGATCGCCTCCGCCGAGAGCCTGTTCAGCGCCGCCGCGGTGGACCGGCTGCACGACGGCCCGCGTACCGAGTACGACAAGGAACTGATGGCGCAGGGCGCGGGCAACGCGGTGTGCGGGGCGCTCGGCGCACTGCCGATGACCGCGGTCATCGTGCGCAGCTCCGCCAACGTCCAGGCGGGCGCCAAGACCAAGGCGTCCCGGGTGATGCACGGTGTGTGGCTGCTGCTGTTCGCCGCGCTGCTGCCGTCGACGCTGGCGCTGATCCCGCTGCCCGCGCTGGCCGGCATCCTGGTGCACGCCGGCTGGAAGCTGATCCCCTTCCGCGAGATCGTCTCGCTGTGGCGAGAGCACCGCGGTGAGGCGCTGATCCTGGTGATCACGGCGGTGTCCATCGTCGCGGTGAACATGTTCGAGGGCGTGCTGATCGGCCTGGCCCTGTCCGTGGTCAAGACCGCCTGGCAGGCCTCGCACCTCAAGATGGAGGTCATCGACAAGGGCGCCGGCCCCGTCCAGGCATACCTGTCGGGCAACGCGACCTTCCTGCGGCTGCCGAAGATACTCGACAGTCTGGAGGCGCTGCCCCAGGACCGCCCGGTCGAGCTGGACCTGTCCGGGCTGCACCACCTGGACCACGCCTGCCGTACGGCACTGGAGAGCTGGGCCGAGCGGCACAGCGCGGTCGGCACCGAACCCGTGCGGGTCACCGCACTGGAACCGGTGCGGATGACCACCGCGTCGTGA
- a CDS encoding carbonic anhydrase, translating into MQPLIDNARMFGQRPEEFAKLAEGQSPQVLFITCSDSRVVPALITGARPGELFELRTAGNIVPPYASEHPTSEAATIEYAVEVLGVRDIVVCGHSHCGAVGALVRGDDLTSVPAVRDWLTHATPRPTGAVEDPCVAEGVQNHVLAQVLRLRSYPFIDKKLTESQLTLHAWYYEVHTGSVLTHDGSSDTFRAL; encoded by the coding sequence ATGCAGCCCCTCATCGACAACGCCCGCATGTTCGGACAGCGCCCTGAGGAGTTCGCCAAACTGGCCGAAGGCCAGTCGCCGCAGGTCCTGTTCATCACCTGCTCCGATTCCCGGGTCGTCCCGGCTCTGATCACGGGCGCCCGGCCCGGCGAGCTCTTCGAGCTGCGCACCGCGGGCAACATCGTCCCCCCGTACGCCTCCGAGCACCCCACCAGCGAGGCGGCCACCATCGAGTACGCCGTGGAGGTGCTGGGCGTCCGCGACATCGTGGTCTGCGGGCACTCGCACTGCGGCGCTGTCGGCGCCCTGGTCCGCGGCGACGACCTGACCTCCGTACCGGCCGTGCGCGACTGGCTCACGCACGCGACGCCGCGCCCCACCGGCGCGGTCGAGGACCCGTGCGTGGCCGAGGGCGTGCAGAACCACGTCCTGGCCCAGGTCCTGCGCCTGCGCTCCTACCCCTTCATCGACAAGAAGCTGACGGAGAGCCAACTCACTTTGCACGCTTGGTACTACGAGGTCCACACGGGATCGGTCCTGACCCACGACGGGTCCTCCGACACCTTCCGCGCGCTGTGA